A region of the Chloroflexota bacterium genome:
GTGGCGGTAGCCCATCGCGTTCGGGCGCTCCGACATGACGAGGACCCGGGGCGGGCAGACGTCGACGCAGAGGACGCAGCCCTTGCACGTCTCGACGTCGATCGTCACGGTCGCCGGCCGGCGCGCCACGGCGCCCCGACGCCTAACACGCGGGCGCGAACGGGCGCAACGCGGACGCGGCGGGCGCGACGAGCGCCGCGCCCCGCGCGAGGCAGCGGCGGTTCGCGTCGGCGAGCGTCCGGCGATGCGGCGGCAGCACGTCCGCGAGCGCGGCGTCGAGCGACGCGGGGGCGACGAGCGCCGTCGTCGCGACGAACGCGCCGAGCGCCACCATGCCGGCGCCGAGCGGATGGCCGAGCGCCTTCGCCTCCCCGGTCGCGGCCACCGCGACCGTCCGCACGCCCTCCCACGCCGGCAGCGCCCCGACGAGGTCCGCGTTCGCGACCACGACGCCGCCCGGCTCGATCTTCGCGCGGAGCTTCGGGAGTCCCTCGCCGTGGAGGGCGAGGATCGCCCACGCGTGCGGCACGATCGGCGGGGTCGTGATCTCGCCGTCGGCGACGACGACCGTCGACTCGCTCGCCCCGCCGCGGATCATCCCCATGAACACGCCGAAGGTCATCGCCTGCTTCCCTTCGCGGATGGCCGCCTGCGCGAGGACCCTCGCGAGGAGCTGCACGCCCTGGCCGCCGATGCCGGTCATGACGACGGCGCGCTCCATCGGCGGTCGGCTAGCACGCGCGCGACGCGAGCGTCAACGCGGCACGGCGCGTGCCGTCGCCGCAAGGGCCGAGCTCTCGTCGTGGCGCGGGCGCTCCGGCCCGCGCTGAACCAAGTATGGTCCCAGGCAGATCGCATCCAGCCCAGCTGCATGAAAGCACGCGAGAGCATCTTCGGGTGTGGCCGCAATCGGCATTTGGCAGTTCAGCGAGGTATTCACCACGCAGGGTATTCCCGTCCTGCGGTAGAACGCCTCGACAACCGCTCGAAGCCGTAGAGAGCCTGCCGCCGGTTCGACG
Encoded here:
- a CDS encoding 2-oxoacid:acceptor oxidoreductase family protein produces the protein MERAVVMTGIGGQGVQLLARVLAQAAIREGKQAMTFGVFMGMIRGGASESTVVVADGEITTPPIVPHAWAILALHGEGLPKLRAKIEPGGVVVANADLVGALPAWEGVRTVAVAATGEAKALGHPLGAGMVALGAFVATTALVAPASLDAALADVLPPHRRTLADANRRCLARGAALVAPAASALRPFAPAC